The proteins below are encoded in one region of Dehalococcoidales bacterium:
- a CDS encoding DUF6504 family protein encodes MSKLINEPIQLHRDNTSNKTSFIWRKRLYRVERVLDWWREPAAWWDEEPLCLFVRVNAANTSTGTYELCKCSDKWLISRILD; translated from the coding sequence GTGTCGAAGCTTATCAACGAACCGATCCAATTGCACCGGGATAATACGTCTAACAAGACATCCTTCATCTGGAGGAAGCGCCTCTATAGAGTGGAGCGGGTCCTCGACTGGTGGAGAGAACCGGCAGCCTGGTGGGATGAAGAGCCGCTTTGTCTTTTCGTCCGCGTCAACGCCGCAAACACCAGCACCGGGACCTACGAACTCTGCAAATGCAGCGACAAGTGGCTGATCTCAAGAATACTGGATTAA